A window of Eriocheir sinensis breed Jianghai 21 unplaced genomic scaffold, ASM2467909v1 Scaffold127, whole genome shotgun sequence contains these coding sequences:
- the LOC126989702 gene encoding uncharacterized protein LOC126989702: MLSRCPRGCRTAYVLRLATLYKRERTLGRTYISLNRPYERVAYTVGMSVSRVRGIVNDTTTSSPTPPLPSTPAVFDNFTVGAIRRHIHKKFSEKQHFTLRVISADLKTAGIIPEDTSETTVWRIIHTMGFQYRLSQRKMYVRRESLDVVCRRIGALRSLQRHREEGRKVVYVDETWFTTRMGHNREWVDTTQAPSNTAYSRQVPPGEGERFVVVAAGTDEGFVEGSYLCYPAKSNQGDYHGEMNGELFLRWLTTQLLPSLPEPSVLVLDNAPYHSQLTEESRCPTTATRKADLTKWLEHRNISIPPAATRPELLLLCQKNRPQTQYKVDNTILMWGHEVIRLPPGHPELNAIEQVWGVMKRYVRSKLQRFTRTDLLARLEEARQLVNKDMWAGAVQHSRKFETSYWKTDNIHEGVEPIIIHIGSDDEDDEVFLHSDCE, from the coding sequence GCCTTACGAGCGAGTTGCTTACACTGTGGGCATGAGTGTGTCAAGAGTGAGGGGCATTGTCAACGACACCACCACATCCTCTCccacaccgccactaccatctacACCGGCTGTTTTTGACAACTTTACTGTCGGTGCAATACGCCGCCATATCCACAAGAAGTTTTCTGAAAAACAACATTTTACACTCCGCGTCATATCGGCGGATCTGAAAACAGCTGGTATCATCCCGGAGGATACCTCTGAGACAACTGTTTGGCGGATCATCCACACCATGGGATTCCAGTACAGGCTGTCACAGCGAAAAATGTATGTGAGGAGGGAATCGCTGGACGTGGTGTGTCGTCGGATTGGCGCTCTCCGCTCTCTACAGCGCCaccgagaggaggggaggaaggtggtgtATGTGGATGAGACGTGGTTTACCACCAGAATGGGTCACAATAGGGAGTGGGTAGATACCACACAGGCTCCAAGCAACACTGCCTACAGTCGTCAGGTACCACCCGGTGAAGGGGAGAGATTTGTGGTGGTCGCAGCTGGCACTGACGAAGGCTTTGTTGAAGGCTCGTACCTGTGCTACCCAGCCAAGAGCAACCAGGGCGATTATCATGGAGAAATGAACGGCGAACTGTTCCTGCGATGGTTAACAACGCAGCTCCTTCcatctctgccagagccatcggTACTGGTGCTTGACAATGCACCATAtcacagccagctgacggagGAGAGTCGATGCCCTACCACAGCCACCAGGAAGGCAGACCTCACCAAGTGGCTGGAGCACCGCAACATTTCCATTCCACCTGCTGCCACTCGCCCTGAGCTGTTGCTCCTCTGCCAGAAAAACCGTCCACAGACTCAGTATAAGGTCGACAACACCATCCTTATGTGGGGCCACGAGGTCATACGGTTACCACCTGGCCACCCCGAGCTCAACGCCATAGAGCAAGTATGGGGAGTCATGAAGCGTTATGTGCGCTCCAAACTCCAGCGGTTTACCAGGACGGATCTACTGGCTAGACTGGAAGAAGCCAGACAGTTGGTGAACAAGGACATGTGGGCGGGAGCTGTGCAGCACTCTAGAAAATTTGAAACATCATACTGGAAGACTGATAACATACACGAAGGAGTCGAACCCATTATTATTCACATCGgcagtgatgatgaggatgatgaggttTTTTTGCATAGTGATTGTGAATAA